From one Brachypodium distachyon strain Bd21 chromosome 4, Brachypodium_distachyon_v3.0, whole genome shotgun sequence genomic stretch:
- the LOC100838217 gene encoding DDT domain-containing protein PTM has product MDRPAGEGPRGAADRDSSPPAAAAAAPSVAAAAAAADEVVVAAAPDEVVAGEIPQADGAVTGNREPPSAAVMRPLALEEYHVVLALACLRHGRDVYWDMVGGASEPQGAEMEVDGSSDPEQENNVAAEGDTKEGEGTAADRRPDAPAGVSQVNEEGDSLVGRYISRSAGNRNIRLGKVASYDSSVGLYTLVFEDGQGEEMGLAELRELLMTGENGVSGMKVSCRKRKLDLVVSSGSATVVKGPPSARQRIDDSGDIPARPDTAQQSGSGSDVSEDVESSSNSSDSSKQLPVEPCQPVKCIELPPSSGDIDVPEESIDSLFSVYNFLRSFSVQLFLSPFGLDDFVASIKCTVQSTMLDAVHVSLLRALRRHLEAKASDGSKHALNCLKYLDWALLDTLTWPTLLLGYFNLTGCVKTLGGKSFGRKLLAIEYYKLPVTLKLRVLQILCDHAIDSEELKTELESREAYNEETEYGIDYSIYSEAGSRSVLTRPSRASASKKIEDSQNLESAPNVTNPEAVVANASLDGNSDDCRICGMDGTLVCCDGCPWAYHSRCIGLNKAFLPQGLWFCPECVVNKLGPTSSRIERGARGAQMFGIDMCGRIFLGSCNYLLVIGTSSDVESYARYYNQDDVAKIVQILASSDAYTDICSRIIEYWRHLVDIFQNERSKVGKDDAASHAPQCDTLLNVTPGKGDGSVCTVLKDGGDSKALVLSQMNVQHEEFVANQFAVCSAEQLEEQKHMATSVGASTEKNSLQTPLTQNDVHTAPMNEAFRPPGVSPLSHQNGSAVAGFSNITHAQPSHGLMPPDLSASRSGVDNGMSREDIGSTISVKAGSFCPSYHSKHPFGNVLGGKLSKVPSFKPQAYMNLYNHGNIAASAAANLAVLTSDEAKVSAPQLITNPRKKMAADCALQVKAFSSAASQFVWPSTEKKVMEVPRDRCGWCLACKSSAIGNKKACFLNMATTNASKGSARVLSAMHIIKSSESHFPSIVAYLTNMEESLRGLLVGSLQDTQQRQRWHKQLQGASNCRTIIPLLLELESNIRGIAFSASWFKLIDDWPVKSPGVSTVPSRSSAYQKRGTGGRRGRKRLLGSESANVTDDDNSWKEVNWWNGGNISKRILQRGALPSSAVSKAARQGGKKKISGAGLSYHETNNFPRRTRQFAWRACVGLSRNSSQLALQVRYLDSHIKWKEFILPDQIPSEADFSALRNAVVCDKKVVDGNIRYALNFANQKHLPARITKNILESEGSEHENGKLWFSEYNVPLYLVRDFEQKAGVSSLPSPEMIISNCFTNFYPRQVKAFVGDIFSYLFHKGEVYPCTFCEKDVPFRDVVKCISCQGNCHKECTSGSVGRQGGNTAPNLICKLCIQKRNLMLAKNKTNASYVPPQQKSNDQLPTVPKISFRVGSHSSEPAMNAEAQLDAGVQAQSVPKVEAQPIMKVEAQPIMQVDTRPTMQVETQPIPKIEGWPIANVATQNIAGVQATPKIKTKKSKAEKPRKPKKVQVITYFGLVWKKNKNDKGGEEFRANDVILKSNDGIGSSEKPTCTLCDKPYCPNFLYVRCERCKKWVHGDALQLPEEKLIDVVQYRCCRCRRRAIPQCPYSDDYREPEPETNEQTVAIPSQSTMISGDETFALADQDPLLAKYGIVEPISEETTNADLSMNMANLVPGTNQKLSIRRAQVKNCEYLDQAGTPVNGYYIQNQPPGDTSINFSHMNEFSVSEADGVDASELLGWDFSQGNGFSAPPDYSANSQWNDTTGGNFVADEYEPQTYFSFTELLEADDDTQLDNTFEMSTGLQDDSNFTGSFGQQGTSFDELAFMVEDDSSNMHFSGNDPSIDELACHKCKNLQPPPDLKCVSCGLRVHRHCSPWQESEEAADSVNWRCGTCREWQ; this is encoded by the exons ATGGACCGCCCCGCGGGGGAGGGGCCCCGGGGGGCCGCTGATCGGGACTcgtctcctcccgccgccgcggcggcggccccgtcggttgccgctgctgctgccgctgccgacgaggtggttgttgctgctgctcccgaCGAGGTGGTTGCGGGAGAGATCCCGCAGGCTGACGGCGCAGTGACGGGGAACAGAGAGCCACCGTCTGCCGCGGTGATGCGGCCCCTGGCCTTGGAGGAGTACCACGTCGTTTTGGCCTTGGCGTGCTTGCGGCATGGGCGTGATGTGTACTGGGACATGGTGGGGGGTGCCTCGGAGCCACAAGGGGCGGAGATGGAGGTGGATGGCAGTAGTGATCCGGAGCAAGAGAATAATGTTGCAGCTGAGGGAGATACGAAGGAAGGCGAGGGCACAGCGGCGGATCGACGACCCGACGCGCCTGCTGGTGTCTCTCAGGTGAATGAGGAAGGGGATTCCTTGGTGGGCCGCTACATCAGCCGGAGTGCTGGTAATAGAAACATCCGTCTTGGGAAGGTCGCGTCTTATGATAGCAGCGTTGGATTGTACACTCTGGTTTTTGAGGACGGACAGGGTGAGGAGATGGGGCTTGCTGAGCTCCGGGAGTTGCTGATGACCGGAGAAAATGGTGTGTCTGGCATGAAGGTCAGCTGCAGGAAGAGGAAGTTGGATCTGGTTGTTTCATCAGGGAGCGCCACGGTGGTGAAAGGGCCACCAAGTGCTAGGCAGAGAATTGATGATTCAGGCGACATACCTGCTAGGCCTGATACCGCACAGCAGAGTGGTTCTGGTTCAGATGTATCGGAGGATGTGGAGTCTTCTAGCAACTCGTCAGATTCTAGCAAACAGTTGCCAGTCGAGCCATGCCAGCCAGTTAAGTGCATAGAATTGCCTCCGTCATCCGGGGACATTGATGTGCCAGAGGAGTCCATCGATAGCCTTTTTTCCGTTTACAACTTCCTTAGATCATTCAGTGTGCAGCTCTTCCTAAGCCCATTTGGGTTGGATGATTTTGTTGCATCCATCAAGTGTACTGTACAGAGTACAATGTTGGATGCGGTGCATGTCTCGCTGCTGCGGGCGTTGAGGCGGCATCTTGAAGCCAAGGCCTCGGATGGATCAAAACATGCCTTGAATTGCTTGAA GTATCTAGATTGGGCATTGCTAGATACGCTGACGTGGCCGACTCTATTGCTAGGATACTTCAATTTAACAGGATGCGTTAAGACTCTTGGGGGCAAGAGTTTTGGTAGAAAGCTGTTAGCTATTGAATACTATAAGCTCCCTGTTACCTTGAAGCTTAGGGTCTTGCAGATTCTCTGTGATCATGCAATTGATTCAGAGGAACTCAAGACAGAACTTGAGTCGAGGGAAGCATACAACGAGGAGACAGAATATGGGATAGATTATAGTATTTATTCAGAGGCTGGATCAAGATCAGTCCTGACTAGACCGTCAAGGGCTTCTGCTTCCAAAAAGATTGAAGATTCCCAGAATTTGGAAAGTGCTCCAAATGTAACAAATCCAGAAGCTGTTGTAGCAAATGCTTCTCTGGATGGCAACAGTGATGATTGCAGAATATGTGGAATGGATGGGACTCTGGTATGCTGTGATGGCTGCCCATGGGCATATCACTCGAGATGTATTGGTCTCAACAAAGCTTTTCTGCCCCAGGGACTTTGGTTCTGTCCAGAATGTGTGGTTAACAAGCTTGGGCCAACATCTTCAAGGATAGAGCGTGGGGCAAGAGGAGCTCAAATGTTTGGCATTGACATGTGTGGGAGAATCTTCCTAGGATCCTGCAACTATTTGTTGGT GATTGGGACATCGTCGGATGTAGAGTCTTACGCAAGATACTACAATCAAGATGATGTTGCCAAGATTGTTCAAATACTTGCGTCTTCAGATGCATATACAGATATTTGTAGCAGAATAATAGAGTACTGGAGGCATCTGGTTGATATATTTCAGAACGAGAGATCAAAAGTAGGTAAAGATGATGCTGCAAGCCATGCTCCACAATGCGATACATTGCTGAATGTTACACCAGGGAAAGGAGATGGAAGTGTCTGTACAGTCTTAAAAGATGGTGGTGACAGTAAAGCATTGGTACTATCTCAAATGAATGTGCAGCATGAAGAATTTGTGGCTAATCAATTTGCAGTGTGTTCTGCTGAACAACTGGAGGAACAAAAACACATGGCGACTAGTGTAGGTGCTAGCACCGAGAAGAACAGCCTACAAACTCCATTAACTCAGAATGATGTACATACTGCACCAATGAATGAAGCTTTTAGACCCCCCGGGGTATCCCCACTTTCTCATCAGAACGGGTCGGCGGTAGCAGGCTTCTCTAACATAACACATGCACAGCCATCACATGGGCTAATGCCCCCAGACTTGTCCGCCAGCCGTTCAGGGGTTGATAATGGCATGTCCAGAGAAGATATTGGGAGCACCATTTCTGTGAAGGCAGGCTCGTTTTGTCCATCCTATCACAGCAAACATCCCTTTGGAAACGTGCTTGGTGGTAAGCTATCTAAAGTGCCATCTTTTAAACCTCAGGCTTACATGAATCTGTACAATCATGGAAACATTGCAGCATCTGCCGCTGCCAATCTAGCTGTTCTTACATCGGATGAAGCTAAGGTTTCAGCACCCCAACTCATCACAAAcccaaggaaaaaaatggCTGCCGACTGTGCTCTACAAGTGAAAGCATTTTCCTCGGCAGCTTCTCAATTTGTTTGGCCAAGTACAGAAAAGAAAGTTATGGAAGTCCCAAGAGATAGATGTGGTTGGTGCCTTGCCTGCAAAAGTTCGGCAATTGGAAATAAAAAGGCTTGTTTTCTTAATATGGCCACCACAAATGCTTCTAAAGGGTCGGCTCGAGTTCTTAGTGCCATGCACATAATCAAAAGTTCTGAGAGCCATTTTCCCAGCATCGTTGCTTATCTGACCAACATGGAGGAGAGTTTGCGTGGCCTTTTAGTTGGTTCCCTACAAGACACGCAGCAGAGACAACGGTGGCATAAACAGCTACAAGGAGCTTCCAACTGCAGAACTATAATACCCCTCTTACTTGAA TTGGAGAGTAATATTCGTGGCATAGCATTTTCGGCAAGCTGGTTCAAGCTAATAGATGACTGGCCTGTGAAATCTCCTGGTGTATCTACTGTACCATCTCGTTCTTCAGCGTACCAAAAACGTGGAACCGGTGGAAGGCGGGGTAGAAAACGTTTGTTGGGATCTGAATCTGCTAatgttactgatgatgacaACAGCTGGAAAGAGGTCAATTGGtggaacggaggaaatatTTCTAAACGTATTTTGCAGAGGGGGGCTCTTCCGAGTTCGGCTGTAAGTAAAGCTGCTCGCCAAG GTGGTAAAAAGAAGATATCAGGTGCAGGTCTATCTTATCATGAAACTAACAATTTTCCAAGGCGAACTCGGCAATTTGCTTGGAGAGCCTGTGTTGGATTAAGCCGTAATTCATCTCAACTTGCTCTGCAG GTTCGATACCTTGATTCTCATATAAAATGGAAGGAATTCATCCTTCCAGATCAAATTCCTTCAGAAGCTGATTTTTCTGCTCTCAGAAATGCTGTAGTTTGTGATAAAAAAGTTGTTGACGGTAACATAAGATATGCACTTAACTTTGCAAACCAGAAGCATCTTCCTGCACGTATAACCAAGAATATTTTGGAATCAGAAGGCAGTGAGCATGAGAATGGCAAATTGTGGTTTTCTGAATACAATGTCCCACTGTACTTGGTACGAGATTTTGAGCAGAAAGCTGGGGTTAGCTCCTTGCCTAGTCCAGAAATGATAATCTCCAACTGTTTTACCAATTTCTACCCAAGGCAAGTAAAGGCGTTCGTTGGAGATATCTTTTCTTATCTCTTTCATAAGGGAGAAGTGTATCCCTGCACCTTTTGCGAGAAGGATGTTCCCTTCAG GGATGTCGTCAAGTGTATCTCTTGTCAAG GCAATTGCCATAAAGAGTGCACGTCAGGATCTGTTGGCCGTCAAGGAGGCAATACTGCTCCCAATTTGATATGCAAATTATGCATTCAGAAGCGTAATCTCATGCTTgcaaagaacaaaacaaatgcaAGTTATGTCCCGCCTCAACAAAAAAGCAACGACCAGCTGCCAACTGTTCCCAAAATAAGCTTCAGGGTTGGTTCCCATTCTTCTGAACCAGCCATGAATGCTGAAGCCCAGCTAGATGCTGGGGTTCAAGCTCAGTCAGTTCCAAAGGTTGAAGCCCAGCCAATCATGAAGGTGGAAGCCCAGCCAATCATGCAGGTGGATACCCGGCCCACCATGCAGGTGGAAACCCAGCCAATACCGAAGATAGAAGGCTGGCCAATTGCAAATGTGGCAACTCAAAATATTGCAGGGGTGCAGGCTACACCAAAGATTAAAACTAAAAAATCCAAGGCAGAAAAGCCGAGAAAACCTAAAAAGGTTCAAGTGATCACGTACTTTGGTCTTGtttggaagaaaaataagaatGATAAAGGGGGAGAGGAATTCAGGGCAAATGATGTAATCCTAAAAAGCAATGATGGCATAGGTTCTTCAGAAAAACCGACTTGCACTCTCTGCGACAAACCTTACTGTCCAAATTTTCTGTATGTCCGCTGTGAGAGATGCAAAA AGTGGGTCCATGGTGATGCGTTGCAACTTCCTGAAGAGAAGTTAATTGATGTGGTTCAATACCGATGCTGCAGATGCCGAAGGCGAGCCATACCACAATGTCCTTATTCAGATGATTATAGAGAGCCTGAACCAGAAACCAATGAACAAACAGTTGCCATACCATCTCAGTCAACTATGATCTCTGGTGATGAGACTTTTGCTTTAGCGGATCAAGACCCGTTGCTTGCTAAATATGGAATAGTTGAACCAATTTCAGAAGAAACAACGAATGCTGATTTATCAATGAACATGGCAAACCTTGTCCCAGGAACTAATCAGAAGTTGTCCATAAGACGGGCACAAGTTAAAAATTGTGAATATCTTGATCAAGCTGGAACACCCGTGAATGGGTATTATATTCAGAACCAACCTCCAGgggatacaagcatcaattTCAGTCATATGAATGAATTTTCTGTGTCAGAGGCTGACGGTGTGGATGCTTCGGAGCTATTGGGGTGGGATTTTTCTCAAGGAAATGGATTTTCTGCGCCTCCCGATTACAGCGCCAATTCCCAGTGGAATGACACTACCGGTGGCAACTTTGTCGCTGATGAATATGAACCACAGACTTATTTCTCATTCACTGAGTTGCTTGAAGCTGATGATGATACACAGCTTGATAATACATTTGAGATGTCTACTGGTCTGCAAGATGATAGCAACTTCACAGGAAGCTTTGGTCAGCAAGGGACCAGTTTCGATGAATTGGCTTTCATGGTGGAAGACGATTCTTCAAATATGCATTTCTCAGGAAATGATCCTTCCATTGATGAGTTAGCGTGCCACAAGTGCAAGAATCTTCAGCCGCCACCTGATCTCAAATGTGTGTCCTGTGGCCTACGTGTACACCGTCACTGCTCACCTTGGCAAGAAAGTGAAGAGGCTGCTGATAGTGTCAATTGGAGGTGTGGAACTTGCCGGGAGTGGCAATGA
- the LOC100837915 gene encoding uncharacterized protein LOC100837915, with the protein MYIRCEKCRNWSHGDALGLEEARLGEVIYYRCCRCRRKARCPHSDDYHPKRSEAEPISQENAAGILSSAEAVGAAGDNSSYASFGRVENPVEETVDAYSPVDTESFVPESNEDINFVDGSSHSTHPFDKEEIKQVMKDVRPHDACFSWHTPGNGSCRPLDSVDGFPPPAPTVETNLDKNQTVILQRAFDSFRVIAAETGSLYERLRERDLLTNDEIMGTLDMLQEIALHRMQDIACCQVDDIIYPEVTEQPMHNANTTTTTRPSDDESSSRTSAPDA; encoded by the exons ATGTACATCCGCTGTGAGAAGTGCAGAA ACTGGTCCCATGGAGATGCCTTGGGACTTGAGGAGGCAAGGCTGGGTGAAGTCATATACTACAGATGCTGCAGGtgccggaggaaggcgagatGTCCTCATTCAGACGATTATCATCCTAAGAGGTCTGAAGCAGAACCCATCAGCCAAGAAAATGCAGCTGGTATTCTGTCAAGTGCAGAAGCTGTTGGCGCAGCAGGCGACAATTCATCATATGCTTCATTTGGTAGAGTCGAAAACCCCGTAGAAGAAACAGTTGATGCATATTCCCCAGTGGACACGGAAAGCTTTGTCCCAGAAAGTAATGAAGACATAAACTTTGTGGATGGTTCTTCCCATTCTACACATCCATTTGATAAGGAAGAAATTAAGCAGGTTATGAAG GATGTTCGGCCACATGATGCATGCTTTTCATGGCACACACCTGGTAATGGTAGCTGCCGGCCATTGGACTCTGTGGATGGTTTTCCCCCACCAGCTCCCACGGTGGAGACCAACTTGGACAAAAACCAAACTGTCATACTTCAGCGAGCT TTTGATAGTTTTCGGGTGATTGCTGCGGAGACTGGCTCATTATATGAGCGGCTAAGAGAGAGGGACCTTCTCACCAATGATGAGATCATGGGGACATTGGACATGCTTCAGGAAATTGCTCTACACCGTATGCAGGATATTGCCTGCTGCCAAGTTGATGACATAATCTACCCTGAGGTCACAGAACAACCGATGCACAATGcaaacaccaccaccactacCCGGCCATCTGATGACGAGAGTAGTTCTAGGACTTCAGCACCAGATGCATAA